Proteins encoded in a region of the Macrococcus sp. 19Msa1099 genome:
- a CDS encoding 2,3-bisphosphoglycerate-independent phosphoglycerate mutase — MANKLLIAIADGLGDRPINALQNKTPLQFAKTPYLDQLAKEGVTGMMYPIGPGIPVGTDMGHLVLFGNHPSVYPGRGPIEAAGEGMDLQEGDIAFRCNFSTRIDNNVILDRRAGRIREGTKLLEQAIHNMHIEDVTVLFKAATEHRAVLILRGEGLSEQVSDTDPHAPNDGHPFHEAKPLDNSKEAMKTARILNILLEKIYQTLKVHPVNIERQNNNLLPANFIITRGAGKMTNLKPFTEQLNFKGAIIAGESTVLGIGRMSGLTPITKSSLTGNMDTNIKEKAQLAIDALKENDVVYVHIKAPDIQGHDNQPHQKAKAIELFDTLVHDIHKKTREQVYIALAADHSTPCARREHSGEAVPVLIHGSGIRTDHVTTFDEIACATGGLSTLTGNEFISLLLDYIEKTVKLGN; from the coding sequence ATGGCTAATAAATTATTAATCGCAATCGCCGATGGACTTGGTGACCGTCCAATCAATGCATTACAAAACAAAACACCATTACAATTTGCAAAAACACCTTACCTTGATCAACTCGCAAAAGAAGGCGTCACAGGCATGATGTATCCGATAGGTCCAGGTATTCCAGTAGGTACAGATATGGGGCATTTAGTTTTATTTGGAAACCATCCATCAGTATATCCTGGTAGAGGTCCGATTGAAGCTGCCGGAGAAGGCATGGACCTACAAGAAGGTGATATCGCATTTCGATGTAATTTTTCTACACGTATAGACAATAATGTTATATTAGATAGACGCGCAGGACGTATTCGTGAAGGTACTAAACTTTTAGAGCAAGCCATTCATAACATGCATATTGAAGATGTTACCGTTTTATTTAAAGCAGCAACAGAACATCGTGCTGTGCTCATTTTAAGAGGTGAAGGTTTAAGTGAGCAAGTCAGTGATACAGATCCTCATGCACCAAATGATGGTCATCCATTTCACGAAGCAAAACCACTAGATAACTCTAAAGAAGCAATGAAAACGGCAAGAATTTTAAACATTTTGCTAGAGAAAATTTATCAAACATTAAAGGTACATCCAGTAAATATAGAAAGACAAAATAATAATTTATTACCAGCAAACTTTATTATTACAAGAGGTGCAGGTAAGATGACAAACCTGAAACCTTTTACCGAACAATTAAATTTTAAAGGGGCTATTATCGCTGGTGAGAGCACTGTACTTGGCATTGGGCGAATGTCTGGGCTGACACCTATTACAAAGTCGTCATTGACAGGGAATATGGATACGAATATAAAAGAAAAGGCACAACTAGCAATCGATGCATTAAAAGAAAATGATGTTGTATATGTACATATAAAAGCACCAGATATACAAGGGCATGATAATCAACCACATCAAAAAGCAAAAGCAATTGAACTTTTTGATACATTAGTACATGATATACACAAGAAAACACGAGAACAAGTGTATATTGCATTAGCAGCAGACCATTCAACACCTTGTGCTAGAAGAGAACATAGTGGAGAAGCTGTACCTGTGTTGATTCATGGTTCTGGAATTCGAACCGATCACGTTACAACATTCGATGAAATTGCTTGCGCTACTGGTGGACTAAGCACATTAACCGGCAATGAATTCATATCACTCCTATTAGATTATATTGAAAAAACTGTAAAGTTAGGTAATTGA
- a CDS encoding DASS family sodium-coupled anion symporter, which translates to MNDKKMSKNEKIGLIIAVIALILLFFMPTPQGMSPQAQKSLAIFVFSLIMWISKPIPIYLTSIIAILLLPLTGAVEDQEVAFGTLGFDIIWLMIAAFVLTSAMSETNLGKRIALKLITKYGKTPRNTLAVLIIINFILAFFVPSTTARASLLVPILLVLLEVYNATPGESKFGKFMMLQGVVNNAFSTTMVLTATSAQVIAIGFINQQTHTKLGYMDWLLGSLPQAVFSAIIMFLIGLKLYNFESELPSGEKADKIRDIFKKQLEALGSMSIEEKKAAFIFFITLILWGTGDYQKQWFGFEITTEQTAVLAMLLCFLPRIGVLKWKEANIKWDLMIFSAGAYAVGNALNDSEGASYLINHLVKAMHLDQFNHALVAVILIFITVFSHLIFTSKTVRTTILIPSIITLTTQLGMNPVPIALACSYGIAYTITLPPHSKVNTLYFGTGYFSVLDELKYGLIGCTVGSIMISIIYFGWLNIVI; encoded by the coding sequence ATGAATGACAAAAAAATGAGTAAAAATGAAAAAATAGGTTTAATTATTGCCGTTATTGCACTTATCCTTTTATTCTTTATGCCTACACCACAAGGTATGTCACCACAAGCACAAAAAAGTTTAGCTATATTCGTATTCTCGCTAATCATGTGGATTTCAAAACCTATTCCTATTTATTTAACCTCTATTATCGCTATCTTATTACTCCCTTTGACAGGTGCTGTAGAAGATCAAGAAGTCGCTTTTGGTACTTTAGGATTTGATATTATTTGGTTGATGATTGCTGCATTTGTATTGACTTCAGCGATGAGTGAAACAAATCTTGGTAAACGTATTGCTTTAAAATTGATTACGAAGTATGGGAAAACGCCTAGAAACACTTTAGCAGTATTAATCATCATTAACTTTATATTAGCGTTCTTCGTACCATCAACAACTGCACGTGCATCTTTACTTGTTCCAATATTACTTGTATTGCTTGAAGTATATAATGCTACACCTGGAGAAAGTAAGTTTGGTAAATTTATGATGCTTCAAGGCGTTGTTAATAATGCATTTTCTACAACAATGGTTTTAACCGCAACTTCTGCTCAAGTAATTGCCATTGGTTTTATCAATCAACAAACACATACAAAATTAGGGTATATGGATTGGTTGTTAGGTTCATTACCACAAGCAGTATTTTCAGCAATCATTATGTTTTTAATTGGTCTTAAATTGTATAACTTTGAATCAGAATTACCTAGTGGCGAAAAAGCAGATAAAATTAGAGATATTTTCAAGAAACAACTAGAAGCGCTCGGTTCAATGAGTATAGAAGAAAAGAAAGCTGCATTCATCTTTTTTATTACATTAATTTTATGGGGTACTGGGGATTATCAAAAGCAATGGTTTGGCTTTGAAATCACTACTGAACAAACCGCAGTCCTTGCCATGCTATTATGTTTCTTACCCCGCATTGGTGTCCTAAAATGGAAAGAAGCAAATATTAAATGGGATTTAATGATTTTCTCTGCAGGTGCGTATGCCGTTGGTAATGCATTAAATGATTCTGAAGGTGCAAGTTATTTAATTAATCATTTAGTAAAAGCAATGCATTTAGATCAATTTAACCATGCACTTGTTGCAGTCATTCTTATATTCATTACTGTTTTTAGTCATTTAATCTTTACAAGTAAAACAGTAAGAACAACAATATTAATTCCTTCAATTATTACATTAACAACACAACTTGGTATGAACCCTGTTCCAATCGCATTAGCATGTTCATACGGTATTGCTTATACAATCACATTACCACCACATTCTAAAGTCAATACATTATATTTTGGTACTGGTTATTTTTCAGTATTAGATGAATTAAAATACGGATTGATTGGTTGTACAGTAGGTTCAATCATGATATCTATCATATATTTTGGTTGGTTAAATATTGTTATTTAA
- a CDS encoding LysR family transcriptional regulator yields MQINKLRSFIKVAEHHNFSQAAESLFLNQSTISKHVDYVEKLVNKKLFERKQKGTELTNEGELFYKYAKEIVILYDQAIETLGQKEAQQTTRVVIGATPLYGERLLPKLINDIYQRNNKLKIKLIIGSSSEIMSKLSADQIDIAFVSNYIKIDAHYFIKKVIYKDQLQLVAPKAYWPQSPIALNELKKETFIIKSEHSSLYHFILKELKQIQSAFEFEDILEIGSQKSILESVKYGQGVSIVSELLIETLDSIVVFELDKISLSRQVLCVYKKSRSNQLSHITKSFNFVI; encoded by the coding sequence ATGCAAATTAATAAGTTAAGAAGTTTCATAAAAGTAGCAGAGCATCATAACTTTTCTCAAGCTGCAGAAAGTTTATTTTTAAATCAATCTACAATTTCAAAGCATGTGGATTATGTTGAAAAACTTGTAAATAAAAAACTGTTTGAAAGAAAACAAAAGGGCACCGAACTGACGAATGAGGGGGAACTATTTTATAAATATGCAAAAGAAATTGTTATTTTGTATGATCAAGCAATCGAAACACTAGGTCAAAAAGAAGCACAACAAACTACAAGAGTTGTCATTGGGGCAACCCCTTTGTATGGAGAAAGATTATTACCAAAGTTAATCAATGATATTTATCAAAGAAATAATAAACTAAAGATTAAATTAATTATAGGCAGCTCAAGTGAGATTATGAGCAAGTTATCAGCAGATCAAATTGATATTGCTTTTGTATCTAACTACATCAAGATAGATGCCCACTATTTTATAAAGAAAGTCATATATAAAGATCAATTACAACTCGTGGCGCCAAAAGCATATTGGCCACAATCACCTATTGCATTAAATGAGTTAAAGAAAGAAACATTTATTATAAAATCAGAGCACTCATCTTTATATCACTTTATTTTAAAAGAACTAAAACAAATTCAAAGCGCTTTTGAATTTGAAGATATATTAGAAATCGGGTCTCAAAAAAGTATTTTAGAAAGTGTTAAATATGGACAAGGTGTGTCGATAGTTTCGGAGTTACTGATAGAAACACTAGATAGCATAGTAGTTTTTGAATTAGACAAAATTTCTTTATCTAGACAAGTTCTGTGTGTGTATAAAAAGTCAAGAAGTAATCAATTATCTCATATAACAAAATCTTTTAACTTCGTTATATGA
- a CDS encoding JAB domain-containing protein, whose amino-acid sequence MNFDKTNYIYEIKDVKQYYRKTRDERIKVKSPDNVADFCKKLIGNSVREKFLLVGLNTKNEITFVYTVFIGTINMSPIHPREVFQVAILNSCASIILAHCHPSDDPTPSNEDREATKRFEECGELLGIPVLDHIIVTESSYFSFRENNLF is encoded by the coding sequence ATGAATTTTGACAAAACAAATTATATCTATGAGATTAAGGATGTGAAACAGTATTACAGAAAAACACGTGATGAACGCATTAAAGTGAAAAGTCCTGACAATGTGGCAGACTTCTGTAAAAAGTTGATTGGCAACTCAGTAAGAGAAAAGTTTTTGTTAGTAGGTTTAAATACAAAAAACGAAATTACTTTTGTCTATACAGTATTTATCGGAACAATAAATATGTCGCCTATACATCCAAGAGAAGTTTTTCAGGTAGCAATTTTAAATTCATGTGCAAGTATTATTTTAGCACATTGTCATCCATCTGATGACCCAACGCCAAGCAATGAAGATAGAGAGGCAACCAAACGTTTTGAAGAATGTGGAGAACTATTAGGAATACCTGTATTAGACCATATTATTGTTACAGAAAGTAGTTATTTTAGTTTTAGAGAAAACAATCTATTTTAG